The Mucilaginibacter terrae region CTCTTCAATAGTATTAACCAAATGTTCACCAGATGTATAGCGCTCGCGGCATTGCCAAAAGCCATAAGCCCATTTAGGCAGCATTGGTACGTTGCCCGAAAGATTGCGGTAACTTTTTATAACCTCATCGGCGCTACTACCATAAAACACTACATAATCCAAATTCTGTGCGTTGGGCGAACTGAAAGTTGTTTGATTACCTGCCTTTTTAAATGATAATTTAGGCGTATTAGTTGCTTTACAAACCACCTGAACCGAATGCTCGCCTGCCTTTAGCTTTATTAATTTGCCAACTGCCGGAGGTAACCATTGGTTTGATTGGTCAATTTGTGGAACATCATCTATAATTACCAAATGGCGGTTATCCATATCTCCCAAATCGAGCATGAAGGAATACTCGCCATCGTGCTTTACTGTAAACTTACCTGTATACAGCGACTGTCGCTGCGATATACGCCGGGTTCCAGATGTAGTAGTTACATCTGCTTCCTTTTTGTCGGCAGATGCAGAATCTTTTTTTGTTAAGGTTATAACCTGGTCGGCAGGATTAAATTCAGTTAAACCATACTGATGCCATAATATACCAAAGCCCCTGCTTGAATATAGAAACGGTATACTGATTTGAGAATTGACCTGTATAAGCTTGCGACTGATATTTTTGAGGTTGTATTGACCGTCCTGAAATTGCCCAAGCCCAAACAGGTATTCATTAGCAGGTGAATCAAAACTTTGTTCAGCAATGTAGCAGGCTTCGCCGTGTATTGAACTTGTATCAAGCTTCCTCGAACCAGGCATCTCGCTAAGAAATGTCTTACCGTTTTTATCACTATATGCAATTTTACCAGTGGCCTTGTTAAATGTTACAGTAACAGCTATTGTACTTAGCGAAATTTGTGCAGGTGTTTCCTTAACTTTAAAATAAGGAACTGAGGGTTTATTCACAAATACCAATTCGCGCTCTTCCACTCTCGTTTTGATCCATTGTATTCTGATGGCCTTATCCAACATTGGAATAATTGACAATTTTCCGTTTCCTACATTAATTTCAAGCCTGTCTTTAAACACCATGTGTGCTTTGTACGACTGTGCATTTGTAAAAAGAGGAAATATCAGAAAGAATAACAGGAGCTTGATTTTCATACACGTTCTTAAAAAAATAATTAATCAATTAACGAGCAATCAACATAAATTATGCAGTAGCTCATAAAAAAGGCTGCCCTTACGGACAGCCTTACTACTACATATTAACTAAAGTAATCATTAATAACCAGGATTTTGGTAGGCAGCTTTTTCGGCAGCAGAGGCTACCATGTTATCTAACTGCCCTTGCGGTATAGGGCGCAGATATAAATGATTATCAATAACACGGGTTACCGTTACCGGAGTATGATCGCCAAACGTTGGACCACAAATTGTAAATGTTTTGGCAACTTGTCCCCAGGTTTGGGTACGTATTAAATCAAGCCAACGGCCACCTTCGCCATAATACTCACGTGAGCGCTCGGCCAAAATGTAATTTATATCGATAGTTGCAGGTGTTGCAGTAATCATTGCAGCGCTGTTATCTTCAACTTTAATAACATTTCCGTTGTTGCTAAAACGCCATTTTCCTGCTCTTGCACGTATAACGTTTATTAACTCACGTGCCGATTTACCAGCTTTTGGCACGGCACCTTTTACCGCAGCTTCGGCCGCAATAAAGTACAGCTCAGAAAATTTAGCAATTGGATAAGGACGGGTGCTACCAGCATTTGGCTGACCTAAACCAGTACCATTATCGGTACGGTAAGGACCCATTTTCCAAAGACCAGGATACATAATACGGCTTATACCGCTTGGGTTAACAACCCAATCAGCTCTTCCGGGCAATACACCTGCTCCCACATTACCGTTAGCCGCTGCATAAACTACTGCAGAGTTATCATTATCTAAAAATGACAGTACAGCGCTACCCGGGGTAATAGGCAATCCGTTTGCATTAGGCAAAGTTGCCGAGGTACTGCCGCCTTTTTGCCAGTTTCCGCGATATACGGTTGTAAATGTTCCGTCGTATCTTGAATCGTTGGTTTTATCGGCAAAGGTATTTTTAAATACTTCAATTGGTGGAGCCATACGTACCCATGGGCGGCCCAATGGCTGTTCGGCAGCACGTAACACTGAGTTTTCAGGACCACTTTTAAGTGTTGGATAATTCCAGGTCATCATCCAGCCCGCAAAGTTATCAGGCGCACCACCGCTACCAAATGTTAAACTGCCGCCGTTGTATTTCTCGCTGGCCTGAGTGTGGTCTGCGTATAATACAATTTCGCTGTTACGGTCGTTTGAACCAAGGTTAACATCATAATACGTTGGCTGCAGTTTAAAGAATGATCCAGGATCATCAATACCGGTGGTGGCTACATCATACGCCTGCTGAAAATACCAGTTGGCATCATGCGAGTCAGGATCGGTACGGTTTGCAGCCGGATAAGTTGGTATGCTGTTTGGGTTTTGTAACCACCAGCCATAAGTTAAATATGCTTTTGAAAGCATTAAGCGTGCTGCGGTTTTGGTTAAACCACCAGTTACGCGTCCAACTGCGGGCAAATCTTTAATGGCTTGCAACAAATCAGGAAATACAGCCTTGGTATATACTTCGGGCACGGTATTACGTTTTGAATTGGTTGAAGGATTGATATTGAACTTTAAATCACCCGAGCCCAAATCAAGCGGAACGCCGCCAAATGTTTGTACCAGCAAAAAGTAGTAATAAGCACGAAAGAATCTTGCTTCGGCAATTAAGGCGGGAGAAATACCTACAGTAGAAGCATTTTCAATTACCCCGCTGGCAGTGTTTATAGTAGGATATGATTCGCCCCATAATATACTGCTTGGGAAACTTGTTGACTGTATTATACCAACACCCGAGCAATCATAATCTTTAAAGTTACCGTCGGCGCTTTGGCCCCATGTAGCTTCATCGGTACCGGTAACGCCCGAGTTATAATAATAGGCCTGGCCGTATACATTACGTAAACGGGCATACATAGCTGTTAACCCGCCATTAACGCCCTGCTCAGTTTTAAAAAAATCAGGGGTGAATGTAGCTCTCGGTGTTTCATCGAGTATTTTGCTGCAACCTGCCGATAAAAAGAGGGCAAATAGCGCAGATCCTATAATGGTTTTAGTTTTTAAATTTTTCATCACTATTCACTTAAAATGACACATTCAGTCCAAGAATAAAATTACGGGTAGAAGGCGTGTTAGTGCCAATAGTTAACAAGCGGCGCTGCGATTGAGGAAGAGCCACGGCTGCATTCTCATTACCATAAGAGTTTGTTTCTGGGTCCATACCCGATTCTTTATGATAAGGCGAGAATAATACAAAGGCATTTTGCACGGTGAAATATGCACGTGCTCTAAATGTACTTACTTTAGGCATCAGCTTGTTTAAGTCATAACCTAATGTAATAGTACGTATTTTTAGATACGATGCATCAAAATAGCCCAGTGTACTACCATATTTAGGGTTATCGCCTGATAAAATGCCACCTGGCTTAGGGTATCTCGCACCGGTATTTGATGGCGTCCAATAATCAACATTAATATTGTTACGACGACCGGTAAGCAAGTTAAGGTAACCACCCGATCCGTAAAGCGTACTGTTTAAAATACCGCCACTTTTAAATACACCAACCATATTAAAATCAAAGCCTTTGTAAGCTAAGCGGGTATTAAAGCCACCTTGAAAATCAGGGTCGGTCTCAATAATCTGGCGGTCGGCTGCACCTATAGGTCGTACAGGCTGGCCGTTGGCATTGTAATCGCCAGTGTATTTAACTTTAATCATACCAACGTTACCGCCCGGTTCCAAAACGCTAAGGTATTGATCGCCCTGCTGCCATAAACCCTGGTATTGGTAATCAAAAATAGAGTTAATGTTATAACCTACAAACCAGCTGTTACCTTCGTTTCGGTCTTGACCTGAGGTAAGTGCCACCAATTTATTCCGGTTAAGATACAAGTTAACACCTAAGTCCCAAGTAAGGCCTTTGGGGTTATCCAGGATGGTTCCGTTTAAAGCTAACTCCACGCCTCTGTTTTGGCTACGGCCAACATTGGCAGTAATGGCGCTCACACCGGCTGTTGATGGCAAAGCCTGATCGAGAAGTAAGTTTTTGGTGTTAGTTAAGTAATACTCTACCCTACCAGTTAACCGGTGCTTAAGTACCGAAAAATCAATAGCCGCATTCCATGTATCTGAATATTCCCATCCTAAGGCGTCGTTAGGAGTGCGGGTAACATCATAACCAGTAGCAAAGTTTGAATCGCCGAAGTTGTATTGGCGAATACCTAAAGTACCCAAAGTTTGGTAAGGCCCCACTGCCTGGTTAGCAGTTTGGCCGTAACCGCCGGTAATTTTTAAGTTATCGAGGAATGAAATGCCTTTGGCAAACGATTCATTAGTTATATTCCAGCCTGCAGAAACAGCCGGGAACCTTTTCCATTTTTTACCTGGCGCTAAACGCGATGAACCATCAGCTCTTAAAGTAGCACTTAAAAAGTAACGGTTGTCGTATGCATATAACACACGTCCCATCCATGAATTTAAACCGGTAACCTGGTATACACCATCGCCAATAACCGGATCAACCAATGCCTGACCCAAATTATAAAACTGGAAAGCATCTGAAGGAATGTTACGGGCAGTCATGAATGAACTGTTGAATTTATTTTGCTCGGCCGAGTATAATGCCAATACGTTGATGCTATGTTTTTCAGCAAAAGTACGGTCATAGGTAAGCAGGTTTTCAACCGTCCAGTGGTAGTTGTGCGAGTTGTCTACACGACCTCTTGAAAGTTCGGTTACGTTGGTGCTGCCCACGCCCTGGCCGGTATAGCTACCGTAATTTGATTGCCTGTAATCTAAACCAAGGTTAAGGCGGTATTTTAAACCTTTAACACCCGGAATTTTCACTTCGCCATACATAGAATTGTAAGATGCAAAAGCCCTTGTTTCGTCAAGCCATTTGTCTTGCAGGCCCTCTACCACGCCACGGGTAAAAACATAGCTCTCATCAAGCGGCATTTTAATGGTTCTTTTTAAGCTACCATCGGCATTATAAGGGTTTGCCAGTGGCGAGTTGCTCAGGTTACCATAAATACCAACCTGGTTACCTTGGGTAAGGTTGTAATTGCTATTGTTTGTAAAACCAACTTTTACATATTGGCCTACTGCCTGATCAACCGAAGCACGGAATGTATAACGTGTGTAACGTTGTGTTGGAATAACGCCTTGGTTTTGATAATAGCCACCACCAAAATTGTAAGCGCCACCTTTGCTTCCGCCTGATACGCCTACATCGTGGCTGTTTACATACCCGGTTCTGTACAATAGGTCTTGCCAATCGGTGTTAACATTATCAGCCTCATCAATACCTGGTGTAGTATATAAATTGGCCGCTTTACGTAATGCTAAAAACTCCGGGCCGTTCATCATATCATAACGTGCAAACACTGTTTGTGCACCTGCATAAGCATTATAGGTAATTTTAGCATCTGCTCCGGCTTGCCCCCTATTGGTAGTAACCAAAATTACACCATTGGCACCACGCGAACCGTAAATAGCAGTTGCCGACGCATCTTTTAAGATGTCGATGCTTTTTACATCGTTAGGGTTAATGTCGCCGAGGTTACCCACAAACGGAATACCGTCTAGCACAATTAACGGGTCGTTGCTGGCAGTTAGCGAGCGCTGACCACGAATAAGGATCTGCATGTTAGCACCCGGCTTAGTATTGGTTTGGGTAAGCTCAACGCCTGGTAAGCGACCTTGCAATGCTTGCGAAATATTTGGCGCAGGCACATCGCGTAATTTTTCACCACCTATTGAGGCTACCGAACCGGTAACTGCTTCACGGCGTTGTGTGCCGTAACCTATTACTACAACCTCGGTTAGGTCTTTGCCACTTGCACGGCCTAAGGCAATAGCACCTACGTTAGCGGTTTCTGGGGTAATATTTTTAATTACATCGGTGTAGCCTATAAATGATATAGTAATACTCTTTGTTCCGTTCGGAACGTTTAAGGTAAAATTACCATCAACCGTGGCTGAAGTTGCGGTTGTTGTACCTGTGATGCTGACAGTAGCACCGGCCAGGGGCTCGTTTTTTTCATCAACCACTTTTCCTTTTACCGGAAAAGTTTGAGCATAAGTTGCTATAGAAATAATGTTCAGCAAAATAATCAGCGAACAATACTTCCAATATTTTATATTATTAAGTCGAATTTTTCTCATGTTTTATTGGATTTAAACTGTGCATTCAATTGGTTCATAGCTACGTGTCCTTGACAGCAGCAGGGAATGAAAAAGTTTATGTCTTCATCTCTATCAGGTAATTTATTTACCATTTCAATATAGCGTCTTGTTGAATTAGATTTCCTGCAATCGATTACAAAAAATCTTATAAATTAATAGGCTAAATCACAAATGGCAAAACGGCTTATAAAATTTAATTGGTTTATATTTTTAATTGGTGTTGAATGTAACAAAAAAGTTAACAAGCAACGGTGCTAATTTCAGTGATTTGATATTTGTGGAATATCTTTTTTGACTAAAATGATGGAATAATTGTTCAAATAAATGTTGCACATATATAACATTTGAGCAAAAATTAGCATAATGCAGCTA contains the following coding sequences:
- a CDS encoding RagB/SusD family nutrient uptake outer membrane protein; the encoded protein is MKNLKTKTIIGSALFALFLSAGCSKILDETPRATFTPDFFKTEQGVNGGLTAMYARLRNVYGQAYYYNSGVTGTDEATWGQSADGNFKDYDCSGVGIIQSTSFPSSILWGESYPTINTASGVIENASTVGISPALIAEARFFRAYYYFLLVQTFGGVPLDLGSGDLKFNINPSTNSKRNTVPEVYTKAVFPDLLQAIKDLPAVGRVTGGLTKTAARLMLSKAYLTYGWWLQNPNSIPTYPAANRTDPDSHDANWYFQQAYDVATTGIDDPGSFFKLQPTYYDVNLGSNDRNSEIVLYADHTQASEKYNGGSLTFGSGGAPDNFAGWMMTWNYPTLKSGPENSVLRAAEQPLGRPWVRMAPPIEVFKNTFADKTNDSRYDGTFTTVYRGNWQKGGSTSATLPNANGLPITPGSAVLSFLDNDNSAVVYAAANGNVGAGVLPGRADWVVNPSGISRIMYPGLWKMGPYRTDNGTGLGQPNAGSTRPYPIAKFSELYFIAAEAAVKGAVPKAGKSARELINVIRARAGKWRFSNNGNVIKVEDNSAAMITATPATIDINYILAERSREYYGEGGRWLDLIRTQTWGQVAKTFTICGPTFGDHTPVTVTRVIDNHLYLRPIPQGQLDNMVASAAEKAAYQNPGY
- a CDS encoding SusC/RagA family TonB-linked outer membrane protein produces the protein MRKIRLNNIKYWKYCSLIILLNIISIATYAQTFPVKGKVVDEKNEPLAGATVSITGTTTATSATVDGNFTLNVPNGTKSITISFIGYTDVIKNITPETANVGAIALGRASGKDLTEVVVIGYGTQRREAVTGSVASIGGEKLRDVPAPNISQALQGRLPGVELTQTNTKPGANMQILIRGQRSLTASNDPLIVLDGIPFVGNLGDINPNDVKSIDILKDASATAIYGSRGANGVILVTTNRGQAGADAKITYNAYAGAQTVFARYDMMNGPEFLALRKAANLYTTPGIDEADNVNTDWQDLLYRTGYVNSHDVGVSGGSKGGAYNFGGGYYQNQGVIPTQRYTRYTFRASVDQAVGQYVKVGFTNNSNYNLTQGNQVGIYGNLSNSPLANPYNADGSLKRTIKMPLDESYVFTRGVVEGLQDKWLDETRAFASYNSMYGEVKIPGVKGLKYRLNLGLDYRQSNYGSYTGQGVGSTNVTELSRGRVDNSHNYHWTVENLLTYDRTFAEKHSINVLALYSAEQNKFNSSFMTARNIPSDAFQFYNLGQALVDPVIGDGVYQVTGLNSWMGRVLYAYDNRYFLSATLRADGSSRLAPGKKWKRFPAVSAGWNITNESFAKGISFLDNLKITGGYGQTANQAVGPYQTLGTLGIRQYNFGDSNFATGYDVTRTPNDALGWEYSDTWNAAIDFSVLKHRLTGRVEYYLTNTKNLLLDQALPSTAGVSAITANVGRSQNRGVELALNGTILDNPKGLTWDLGVNLYLNRNKLVALTSGQDRNEGNSWFVGYNINSIFDYQYQGLWQQGDQYLSVLEPGGNVGMIKVKYTGDYNANGQPVRPIGAADRQIIETDPDFQGGFNTRLAYKGFDFNMVGVFKSGGILNSTLYGSGGYLNLLTGRRNNINVDYWTPSNTGARYPKPGGILSGDNPKYGSTLGYFDASYLKIRTITLGYDLNKLMPKVSTFRARAYFTVQNAFVLFSPYHKESGMDPETNSYGNENAAVALPQSQRRLLTIGTNTPSTRNFILGLNVSF